A genomic stretch from Raphanus sativus cultivar WK10039 unplaced genomic scaffold, ASM80110v3 Scaffold1233, whole genome shotgun sequence includes:
- the LOC130503926 gene encoding universal stress protein PHOS32-like — MAEINGRRIGVAVDFSECSKKALNWAIDNVVRDGDYLILITVAHDMHYEEGEMQLWETVGSPLIPLSEFSEAAVMKKYGVKPDAETLDIANTASRQKSITVVMKIYWGDPREKICEAVEHIPLSSLVIGNRGLGGLKRMIMGSVSNHVVNNVACPVTVVKAHH, encoded by the exons atgGCGGAAATCAATGGTCGGAGGATCGGAGTAGCAGTAGATTTCTCGGAGTGCAGCAAGAAGGCTCTGAACTGGGCGATCGACAACGTGGTTCGCGATGGCGATTATCTAATACTCATCACCGTAGCTCACGATATGCATTACGAGGAAGGCGAGATGCAGCTCTGGGAGACCGTTGGTTCTC CTCTGATTCCGCTGAGTGAGTTCTCGGAAGCGGCTGTGATGAAGAAGTATGGAGTGAAGCCAGATGCTGAAACCCTTGACATTGCCAACACTGCCTCTAGGCAGAAATCG ATAACAGTAGTGATGAAGATATATTGGGGAGATCCTCGTGAGAAGATTTGCGAAGCTGTTGAACATATTCCTCTCTCTAGCCTTGTCATCGGTAACCGAGGCCTTGGTGGTCTTAAGAG GATGATAATGGGAAGTGTAAGCAACCATGTTGTGAACAACGTGGCATGCCCTGTGACCGTCGTGAAGGCTCACCACTGA